In the genome of Candidatus Thermoplasmatota archaeon, the window GGGCATTATCGATTCGGATAACGAACACAATACGTTGATAAGCGAGAATCGTCTCTGGAACTAGGGTCGAATTCAGAGGATAATGGCGGTTTGACCTAAATCGTGGGAAAACGATGGACCAAGAAAAGGAAGAGAAACGCTACGACGATTTGAGAAATGTCGCCATCGCGAGCATACTTGAAGTCACATCGAACTTCCTATACGTCGAGAGTGTCGATCAGCTCCTGCAGAAGATCGTAAGGACGGTGTCCGAGACCTTCGGGTTGCGGACAGCGACGATCGGAATGCGCGAGAAGGACACTGGCCTATTCGTTGTCAGGGCCTGTCACGGTTTCGGGCCGGAACGAGAGGCTGACATCCGGAAAGTGAAATACACGATGACCCGGATGATGAGAGATCTCAAACCGGAGTTCAAAGTCGGTAGGAACACCTACTATGTTCCCGGAGAGACCACCGAACTTGAGGATGAGAACGATATGCTATTCGTCTCCCACCCGGAGAGAATCGATGTTCCCAGGCGCTTCCCCGACGAGTGGCACGAGCTCGATTACATAGATTTCCTGATGTACACAAAGACTGGCGATCTCTTGGGCTACCTCGAGATCGACGAGCCGGACGACCACAAGGTCCCAGGGGATGACACGCTAAGGGCCATCGAGGTGTTCTCCGACCTGGCTGCGATAGCGATCCAGAACGCGGAGCTGTACGATGAGCTGCATAAGGACAGGAAGAAGATCGAGCTCCTGATAGACCTGATAGGCCACGATGTCAACAACTACGTACAAGCGGTGAGCGGCTTCGTCGAGCTTGCGATGGCCAGACGGGGCGTTCCAGAGCCTTCGAGGAAGAGCCTAGGCAAAGCCCTTGACCAGATCTGGAACCTGAACAAGCTCGTGACGAACGTGAAGCTCTACGCGAAGGTCGAATCGTACGGAGACAAGAACCTGAAACCGATCGACCTCGTAGAGACCGTCAAGGAAGCGTATGCTGGAGCGGAATCCTACTTGCCGGGCAAGACGGTGAAGCTGGTTCTCACGGATGACGGTGTCCGCAAGATGTGTTTGATGAACGAGTTCGCTAATGACATCTTCCTGAACCTGTTCACGAACGCGATCAAGTTCGACCAGAACGAGAATGTGACAGTCGAAGTCGACATACAGCCAGTAAATGAGGACTTGAGGGATTGCTGGCTGGTCTCTGTGGCGGATCACGGGCCGGGAATCGATGACGAGATAAAACCGATGATCTTCGACAGGTTCACTCAGGGCGGGACATCCCTCTCTCTGGGCAGCGGCATCGGCCTCTATATCGCCAAAACACTTGTTGACTCGTACAAGGGAAGGATTTGGGCCGAGGACAGGGTCAAAGGCGACCGCTCACAGGGAACTGTCTTCAAGGTAATCATGCCGAAGGCGGTCGAAACCGCCTAGGTCGGGAAAAACACGCCCAGAGCTACGACTAGAACTGACACGGATATGCAGAGGCCAACGACCACCCACGGGTTGACCTTGAGTGCCTTGTCGTCTTCCGAGTCGAAGTATCTTATTAGACCGGCCGCAGAATGGAAGCCTTCTCCTTTCTTGTCTTTCGCCATATGTCCCGCAGGGACCTATTGAAGGGCTCCATATTTAAACATTTACGAGGACTGATTCTTCCGCCAGATGCCGGTTTCCAGCGATTCCAACATCAGGGGCTTTGCACAGAAATTACTCATGGGAGTGTTTTGCACATTAATTCGTCCTCCGCCAGAGCCTCGAAATCGACCTTGATCCCCGACTCGAACATCTCTTGGATAAGTACGCAGACATTGTGCACCAACGCCTTGCAGAGTACCTCATTGATTTGGGCGATGTCATTCTTTGATCGGAGATGCACGCCTTGCTTCCGCTTCATCATGCTGAATACTGACTCGGCATTGGACCTAAGGTGATAGTGCGCGAGGAATTCCTCTCTGTAATCTCTGTAGTACTGGTACATAGCCCTCCAAATCCCGGCAGTCTTGGATTTTATCGTTGAGTTCTTTTTGAAGAGGATATAGGGGAGTGCACCATGCTCGCTCACAATCGTCATGGATTCTCTCGTGGCTCTTGCCTCTTAAGAGGCGCGGATAGGGTCCCGAGACAATCGGGGCACTGCTCTGAAATTCCCCACTTCGGCCTCCACTCGCAACCACACTGCAGACATCTCAAATGCTCCCCCACCCACACGACCCTCCAGACACGCCAGATGTCGTGCTCGGGGCCCTCTAGGTCGTCCTCTCCTGGACCCTTTCCGTACAGACCCCGACCGACGATACTCCCGTCCTTCAGTGTGAGAACGAATTGCTTGGGCTGGTTCGTGGATAATATTCCAGAGCGAGAGAAGTCGATCATTTCGAAGCAGTCAAATTCCTCGGACGGATGGGAAAGGATGACATCCTTCATGAACCCGTCTTTCTGTCTGGTCCGATCATGCTCGTAGGCGTTAAGGATCTCAGCTAGCTTCTCGCCCACTTGCGAAATGGCAGAGACTATTGGCTCGACGGGGGGTGAGGGCTGTTCGTCACCTGGGCCTTGGGTGGGTGATGCCTGGTGGTTCTTGGCCTGCTTTCCTGCAGTACTCCGGTCAGGGTCTGCGAATCTCCACGACCACTCGTCCTTGTCCTTCATGAAAACGTTGCCGCAGCCAGGGCAGACGCATTCTTCGGTCGAGACGACGTGACCGCAAAGAGGACATTCCTTTCGCGGTGGTTCCTTGTCTTCGGACAAACAGATGCCCCATGCCCTGTGACGAGAGCCCTTGTACTACTGTATGCGTACAGGGATACATTAAGCTAGGCTACTGACTTCGTTGATTCTGGGGGGATTCTGGAAATCGGAAGGGATAACTAGCCCAGAGGATGATTACGCGTAGCAGATAATGCCCCCCAAAGATGACAGGATCACGATGAAGTTTGACAAGGCACTCTGGAGGAGGGTCGAGAGCCTGATCAAGTCCCATCCAGAATGGGGTGTAATCTCTGTGCCCGATTTTGTGCGCCGCGCGGTTGAGAATGAGATCAAAGCGAGGCAAGAAGAGGAATCTAATCGCGTGGTGACTCTTTGCCTCTCTCCTGGTAGTGAGGACAAGCGTCGCAAAGCCCCATGAAGAGCTGAGGACCGAATTGATCGATTCGCTCCTTGAGAGCTTTCTCGTCGAGCACGCAATCATTCGGCAGGATAAGCTTGATTCTAATCGGGCAAGAGAATTCGAGTATCCTCTCATTGGTCATCCGATGAGACCCTCCACGAGAACGAAGGTAGCTAATGAGAGGTATTTCTATCCAACTGTACAATTCCAGCCCCGGAGAGCCTGCCAACCTCAGTCAATGTTGGCGAATGGATTTATGTGCAGAATGCTCGTCTGCACATAAACTGGCCTATTTATGTGCAAAGCCAACATCAGGAAAACCATTATATAACGTACAAGATAATTGGAATAGCCCAGTCTGGCTCGGACGGACACCGAACCTTCTCTGGGCCAAAACGGTTGGCATCCAAGCGGTCGCCGACTTAGGAGGTCATACAATAGCTACGGTTTTCCTAGTCGACGATGAGAAGTTCATCGTTGACCTATACAGAGACATCCTGGAGGCGAACGGGCACACAGTCATCGGCGTGGCCTCCGACGGTGAAGAGGCCGTCCGGAAGTACAAGGACATGACGGAGAAGCCCGTGATAATAATCATGGACCAGAGGATGCCCGTCAAGGACGGCGTCAGAGCGACGCAGGAGATCCTGAAGATGGACCCCCAGGCCACCATATTCTTCGGCAGCGCGGACCTCCACATCGAGAAGGAGGCACGGGCGGCGGGAGCCAAAGGATTCTTGCTCAAACCCTTCAGGATAGAGGAGCTGCTGCAGGCGATCAGAGAGGCGGTAGGCTCCAAGTCTAAGAGTTAGCGAAGCCCGCGTTTTCTTGCAGGCTTCGACCGACAGACGAGGTGAGCAGTGTGAATGAAACAGAACGGAACATGGAGAGGAAACGCATGACCGGACTACTTTTAAGTAGACAGGCCGGAATGCAGACTGAGACGCCCCCGACGAGGGATGTGTGATGGCAGAGGACGAGAGCGACTTGAGAGCCGTCAGGAAGAACAAACTGAAGGATCTCAAGGAAAGAGGCCTGGACCCGTACCAGAAGTACAAATTCGTGAGGACCCACGACACGACGAAAATCAAGAAGGAGTTCGCAGGCGTTGGCGCAGAGCGGAGCCCAGTGGAGATCTCCACCGCGGGGAGGATCATGGGTCTGAGACTGCACGGCAAGGCAGGCTTCGCGGACCTGCAGGACCGGGACGGCAGGGTACAGGTCTACTTCAAGCTGGACGAGCTTGGCAAGGAGAGGTTCGACCTCTTCAAGTCGCTCGACAGGGGGGACATCGTAGGGATCAAGGGCCACGCGTTCAGGACGAAGATGGGCGAGACCACCGTTGCGATAACCGATTTCGAGATCCTGTCGAAGGCACTCGAGCCTTTCCCAGACACTTTCCACGGACTCCAAGATGTCCAGAACAGGTACAGGCGCAGGTACCTAGACCTCATCATGAACCAGGACGTCCGCCAGAACTTCATCAAGAGGAGCAGGATGGTCGCGTTCATGCGCGACTGGCTCAACGAACGGGGCTTCATAGAGGTAGAGACTCCCATCCTTCAGCCGCTCTACGGCGGCGCGCTAGCGAGGCCGTTCAAGACGCACCACAACTACCTGGACATGGACCTATACCTCAGGATAGCGACCGAGCTGTACCTGAAGAGGTGCATCGTTGGGGACCTGGAGAAGGTGTACGAGATAGGGCACAACTTCAGGAACGAGGACATAGACGCGCAGCACTACCCAGAGTACACCTCGATGGAGCTGTACGAGGCGTATGCGGACTACAACGACATCATGGACCTCACTGAGTCCTTGCTATACGACACCGCGATGCACATGCTGGGGACTGACAAGGTGCCGTACGGAGACAAGGTCCTGGACCTCTCGAAGCCGTGGGCCAGAATCACGATGCACGACGCGATCCAGAAGTACCTTGGCCTGGACATCGAGAAGCTGAAGACGGTCAAGGATGCCAGGGACGCGGCGGCCAAGCTCAGCGTCAGGGACGTCGATGAGTGCAACCAGCTCGGGCTGATAATGTTCGAGATATTCGACCAGAAAGTCCAACCATTCCTGATCAACCCGACCTTCGTCATCGACCACCCGATCGAGATCTCCCCACTCGCCAAGAGGAAGAGGGGAAACCCCGACCTTGTGGAACGGTTCGAGCTCTTCATCAACGGCTGGGAGTTCGCGAACGCCTATTCCGAGCTTAACGACCCTGAGGAGCAGGAGCAGAGGTTCAGGGAGCAGGACAGGCTCAAGCAAGAAGGGGACGACGAGGCCCATCCCATCGACATGGACTATGTCCAGGCGCTCGAGTGCGGCCTTCCGCCCACCGGAGGCCTCGGGATAGGCATCGATCGGTTCGCGATGATACTCACGAACTCGCAATCCATCAAAGAGGTCCTGCTATTCCCGCACATGAAGCCCGAGACGATCTAGAAGGTCCTAGGATGGGCGAGGGCATCGATGACATCAGGATAGAACACCTCGCTCAGGGACAGCTGGACGCGCTCATCGACGCCCAGAACAGGATATTCCAGGACTACATCATCCAGATCAAGTCCTCAAGGCAGTTCTTCCTGGACTTCCAGAGATCCGTAGGCGGCTCCCCAGCGGAGGTCCTCTTGGCCATGGATGGAGACACTATAGTCGGCTACGTCAACCCTGTCGTCGACCGAAAAGAGGGATGGATAGGCGGCATAGGGGTGCTGCGGGACTATCGCGGAAGAGGGATAGGCACCAAGCTAATGCTGGCGGCGGAGAGCGAGTTCCGCAGAAAAGGCGCGCACGAGATATCCCTTGAGGTAATAGAGGGCAACTTCAAGGCACAGAGGCTGTACGAGAGGCTGGGGTTTGTAGAGACGAGGAAATACCTTACGGCTGAGGGGAAACCGACTCGGTTCGAGGGGTTTGGACAGGCGCCCAAGGCAGCAACTCTTCCGGAGATACTGGCGCTTCACGACAGAGCGTACAAGGACACCTGCTGGCAGAGGAGGAAGCCTGCTGCATTGGTCGAATCCGCTCACGGAGGAGAGATGTACAAGGTAGACGGAGGTTTCGTCCTAGTACGGACGGTCGAGACGACCGGGTTCATACCCTTCTTGGGCGTGGTACCGGAGAAGCGAGGACAGGGCATCGGGACAACGCTGGCCAAGTTCGCTCTCACGAGGCTCCATGACATGGGTTCGTTCAAGATTGCCTTCTACAACATCAACGATGACATGCCCACGCTGCGCCTGCTGGATATGTTCGACTTCAAGGTCACGATGAAGCAGATTGAGATGAAGAAGGCCCTCTGAGGCAAAGAACGAGAACCCGACAAGTAAGGGGCAACGCTCCTATACTGAACCCGCGCTAGAATTGTCGTGTAGAACCATGTTCTCTCACTGCCCAGGGGCCAGGATATTCGCAGAGCCGATCCCGGAGCCCATCATCTGCCCTCATTGCGGCAAAGAGGTGGAGATATTCACCAACGAGCAGAGCATGAGATGCTACTTCTGCGGGGGCTTGGCGACCAGGGAGAGGCTTCCGAGCTGCTTCGACTGGTGCAAGTACGCCGACCTGTGCATGGCGGAGATCAAGGCCCAGCGAAAAGGGATTGAGCAGGTATCTCAGGCCCGGGACTGAGCGTACTTCTCGTCCGCCTGCCACTTCTTGGTGACCCAGTCCTGGAGCTTCTTAATGTCGGCCTCGGTCATGTGCCTGAACCTGCCCTGCAACTTCAGATATTCCTGGACAGGGGTCATCTTGGGCTTTCTGTTGATGGTGACCTTGCCGTTCTCGGATTCGTACAGGGTCCACATGCCGGTATCGACCGCGAGTTTGCAGATCTCGATTGTCTTCGAAGTATCGTGCCTCCACCCGGTCGGGCAGGGCGTGAAGACCTGGATGTACCTGAAGCCTTTGATCTTCTTGGCCTTCTCGAACTTGGTGATGAAGTCCTGGATGTGGCCGATGGATGCTGTCGCAACATAAGGCACGTTGTGGGCCATCATTATCTGTGGCATGTCCTTCTTGAAGTTGGACTTCCCAGCCTTGACCTTGCCCACAGGCGTGGTCGTCGTCCATGCACCGAACGGCGTTGACCCGGACCTCTGTATGCCGGTGTTCATGTAGGCCTCGTTGTCGTACATGACATAGAGGATGTCCTCGTTCCTCTCTGCGGCGCCGGAGAGCGCCTGGAAGCCGATGTCCGCCGTGCCGCCATCGCCCGCGATGCCCATCACCGTCGTGTGGTCATTGCCCCTAGCCTTCAGGGCGCGCTTCATGCCGGTCGCACACGCGGCCGTGTTCTCGAAGGCCACATGATGGTACGGTATCTTCAATGCGCTCAGCGGATATGTCGCGCTGAAGACCAGCAGGCAACAAGCGGGGGTGACTGCGACCGTGTCCTTGCCCAGGATCTTCATGAGATTCCTGACGGCGACGGCAGCGCCGCAGCCAGCGCATGCAGTGTGCCCTCTGGTGAACAGTTCCTCATCAGGCATCTCCTTCAGCTTCATTGCTCGACCCCCCTGGTGCCCATCCACGTTATCTCGCGCCTGACCTTGCCGGTCTTCGCGGCTTCGAGCAGGCGCTCGTACATGAACCTGACATCTGCAAGCGACACGTCCCTGCCTCCAAGACCGCCAATGAAGTTCATCGTTGGGACATTGAGTCCGTAAGCCGCGTTCCTGAACTCTATGAACGACGGCCCGGCAACTCCGTAAGACACGGCCCTGTCGAACACGCCGACCGCCTTGACCTTCTCGGCGATCTTCCTCAGCTGTGAAGTCGGGTAAGGCCTCCAGAACCTGAGCTTGACCAGGCCGACCTTCTTGCCCTCTTTGCGCATGTCGTCGACGACCTCGTGCGCTGTGGAGCTAGCCGTACCCAGAGTTATGAGCACCACATCCGCGTCATCGACCATGTATGGGTCGATCATGCCTCCGTGGTTCCTTCCGAGCTGCTTCGCGAAGGCTGCGTTGACCTCCTCGATGACCTTCGGAGCCGCTCTCATGGCCTTGTCCTGATTCCATCTGCACTCCATCATGTACTCTGGTGGAGTGAAAACGCCCACTACATTCGGATCCTCAGGATCGATAATCGGTCCCGGAGGAACGTACTTCGGCAAGAACTTGTCTGCATCCTCCTGATCCATGAGGTCGACTGGCTCAACCGTATGAGATAAGATGAATGCGTCCAGTCCCACCGTCATAGGCAGCGCGACCCGCTTGTCCTCCGCGATCCTGAAAGCCTGAATGACCATGTCCTGGACCTCCTGGTTGTTGTCGCAGAACACCTGAATCCAGCCGGAGTCCCTCTCCGGCATGATGTCATTGTGCTCCACCCAGATGTTGATTGGGGCGGCTATGGCCCGGTTGACGACCGCCATCACGACGGGCAACCTCATACCAGAAGCGATAGGGAGCAGCTCGTGCATCAGTGCAAGGCCTTGGGACGAGGTCGCGGTGAACGTCCGCACGCCCGTCGCGCTCGCAGATACGCAGGCGCTCATCGCTGAATGCTCGCTCTCCACTTCGACGTACTCGCAGTCCATCTCGCCGTTGTTGACGAACTCCGAAATGTGTTCAACTATGAATGTCTGAGGCGTGATCGGATAGGCAGCTACCATCTTCACCCTGGCCCTCATCGAGCCGTATGCCGCCGCGTAGTTGCCTGTGACGATCTTCTTAACCATCTATCTCACCTCACCATCTTGATGGCCTCAGCGGGGCACTCGTTGGCGCATATCCCGCAGCCCTTGCAGTAACCCATGTCAAAATCCATCCTGTCGCCATTCCTATCGATGCAGCCCTCTGGGCAGTAAAACCAGCAGAAGTTGCACATCGTGCACTTCTCCTTGTCGTACTCAGGCCTGAAAACTCGCCAGTTGCCGGTCTTATTCTCTCGGAACGAGCCCGGGCCAACCGTGCCGGCCTCGGTCTTCATCGGAATCGACGCCACACCCATAGGCAGCTCATTCACATCGGGCAACCATTTCTTCGCGGTCTTGAGCGGCCTGTGACCATGAGACTCCCCGAGGACGGTCCGATCATAGGCCACCCTGGCAGCCTTGGCGTTCAGGTCCCCGATCTTGGGACCCAACCTGTCCCCGAATACCTGGATGATGCCTTTCTCGATGGACTCGATCTTGACCAGGCCTGTTGCCTTCGCGATCGCACCCAGGATGGCAGAGTTGGTCGCAGGCTGCTTCAGGACCTCAAGGGCGACGGTCGTTGCATCGACCGTGGCCAGCTTGACATCTATGCCGACATCCACCTCCTCCGGCTTCTTCGCGGTGTTGACAATCACCATGCCGCCCTTCTTCAGCCCCTCGACCACGTTGACCGTGTCGACAAGGCCCTCGTCGAGAATTACGACGAAATCAGGCTCGTAGACCTGGGTCTTCCTGTAGATCCTCTTCTTGTCAATCCTCGTGAACGCCAGCACAGGTGCGCCACGCCTCTCAGCTCCGAAAAATGGGAAGGCAGTGGCGTAGCCGCCCTCTTGGAAGGCCGCACTCGCGAGTGCTTGCGCCGCCATGACTGCGCCTTGACCGCCGCGGCCATGGAATCGTACCTCGTACATCCTATAAGCCTCGCGAACGTTTTGTATGAATAGACCCGCCTTAAGTCTTTCGGGGTAACTGGTATTGCTCGGGGCGGGGTGACTAGATATGAGCGTTTTCTCGAATAGGGCGCCCCAGGGAACATGTCAATCCGAGCATCGAGAATTGGACCATCAGAATAGGTAGGAATCGACGGGAACGCCGTGCGAGAAGCGGTTCGGAGTCCGAAGAAAACTGTTGCCCTAGGACAGTGCAAACCTTTTTGGATGAATCAACGGATTAAGACTGGAATGACGCAGAAGAAGCCGCCAGAAGGGTTGACTCTCAAAGTCGCTCGTGCGCACCATCAATCCGAGGTCGGCCTGGGAAGGGCTCGGATCGATTCTGTCACTCGGAAGAAGCTCAATGTGGATGTCGGAGAGATCATCGAGATAGTGGGGAAGAAGAAGACCGCCGCGAAAGTCTTCCGGGCAGCTAATGAGGACGAAGGGCTAGGCGTGATCCGGATCGACGGTATGATCAGGGGCAATGCGGGCGTATCGATCGGAGAGAAAGTCGTGATCAACAAGGCCGAGGTCCAGAACGCCCAGAAGATCATCGTTGCGCCCAAGATACCCCAGGGCAAAAGGGTCAGGTTCGGGCAAGGGGTCGAGGGGCTATTCAAGAAGGGCCTCCTGAACCGCGCGCTGGTCAAGGGGGACGAGATCATCATCCCCAACATCGCCCTTATGGGTGGATTCCTGCCGTTCGTGGTAGTCTCCACGACTCCGAGCGGAATAGTCCAGGTCAACGAAGGCACAGAGCTATCCGTGAAGACGGAGCCGGTCGAGGTCACCAAAATCGATCGGCCCTCCGTCACCTATGAGGACATAGGAGGGCTCGAGGATGAGCTACAGAGGATCCGGGAGATGATAGAGCTGCCTTTGAAGCACCCGGAGATTTTCTCGAGGCTTGGCATCGACCCTCCCAAAGGAGTCCTGCTCTACGGTCCGCCAGGCACAGGCAAGACTCTCATCGCGCGGGCCGTAGCCAACGAGGCAGGTGCAAACTTCTATGCAATCCAGGGACCGGAGATCATGTCCAAGTTCTACGGTCAGAGTGAAGAACGTCTAAGGGACATGTTCACGGAGGCCGAGAAGAACTCCCCGTCCGTGATATTCATCGACGAATTCGATTCAATCGCACCCAAAAGGGATGAAGTCCAGGGAGAGGTCGAGAGACGCGTGGTCGCTCAGCTCCTCACACTCATGGATGGTCTCACCGAAAGGGGCAATGTCATTGTCATTGCGGCTACGAACAGGGAAGGCGCCATCGACCCAGCACTCAGAAGGCCGGGAAGATTTGACAGGGAGATTGAGATCGGAGTCCCGACCGCGGCCGGACGCGCTGAGATCCTTCAAATCCACACGAGAGGCATGCCGCTAGACGAAGGAGTCCAGATGGATCACATTGGGAAGATCACCCACGGATTCGTCGGTGCGGACTTGGCAGCCCTCGCGAGGGAGGCGGCCATGAAAACGCTCAGAAGGTACCTCCCCGAGATCGACCTCGAGAAAGCCATCCCTGTCGAGATACTTGAGAAAATGAAGGTGACCGCTCAGGACTTCAACGATGCCCTCAAGGAGATCGAGCCTAGCGCCATGAGGGAGGTCTTCATCGAGGTGCCCAGGGTGACATGGGCCGATGTCGGAGGACTTGAGGGGGTCAAGAGACAGCTGCACGAGGCCCTTGAGCTGCCAATGGAGGACCCGGAATCGTTCACCAGGATGGGTATACGGCCGCCGAAGGGCGTTCTTCTCTTTGGGGCACCTGGGACCGGCAAGACGCTGCTCGCCAGGGCCGTCGCCACCGAGTCGAAGGCGAACTTCATCTCAATCAAGGGTCCAGAGATCATGTCAAAGTGGGTGGGGGAGAGCGAGAAGGCCATCCGGATGATATTCAAGAAGGCAAAACAAGTCTCTCCTTCCATAGTGTTCCTTGACGAGATCGACTCAATCGCGCCGAAGAGGGGAAGCCACTTCGACTCCGGCGCCACAGAGAGAGTGGTCAATCAACTGCTAACCTCAATGGACGGGTTGGAGGACATGGAGAATGTGTTTGTCATAGCTGCCACGAACAGGCCCGATATTATCGACCCCGCACAGCTGCGGCCTGGCAGATTCGACAAGCTGCTGCTCATCCCGGTTCCCGACGAGCAAACGAGGCTCAAGATCCTGCAGGTACACACCAAGGAAATGCCGCTGGAGAATGTGGACCTGGCGGTCCTCGGGAAACGGCTGGACGGCTATGTCGGTGCGGACATAGAGAACCTGTGTCGGGAGGCCGCGCTGGCGGCCCTGAGGAAGAACAGGGCCGCTACTAAGGTCACCACAGAGCATTTCGAGGAGGCACTGGCATCAGTCAAGCAGTCGACCGATTCCGAGACCGAGAAGTACTACGAATCGATGTTCAGGCAGATGAAGACCGCAATCTCTAAGAAGAGCAAAGATGATTCGTTGTTGGGCTACTACAGATAGCTGGAATGGGATGCTAATGCGAAAATTCATCACAGAACTGAAGGGCAAGACCGTGATGACGAACGACGGCCAGATCCTTGGAATGATAGAGAACTTCATAATGGACACGAAGACCGGAGCGCTTCAGAACGTCCTCGTGATTCCAGCCGAGGAGGTCGAGCCGAGGCTGTTCAAGACGGACGGCCAGGGAAGGCTCGTGCTGCCCTTCAGCGAGATGAAGGCTGTCCGTGACGTAGTCGTCATGAATATCGGCTGATCCGTTACTGCGCGTCTGCTTGTGATAGAAGAATGGCCGTCAGCGTGA includes:
- a CDS encoding preprotein translocase subunit Sec61beta — protein: MAKDKKGEGFHSAAGLIRYFDSEDDKALKVNPWVVVGLCISVSVLVVALGVFFPT
- a CDS encoding response regulator encodes the protein MDLCAECSSAHKLAYLCAKPTSGKPLYNVQDNWNSPVWLGRTPNLLWAKTVGIQAVADLGGHTIATVFLVDDEKFIVDLYRDILEANGHTVIGVASDGEEAVRKYKDMTEKPVIIIMDQRMPVKDGVRATQEILKMDPQATIFFGSADLHIEKEARAAGAKGFLLKPFRIEELLQAIREAVGSKSKS
- the lysS gene encoding lysine--tRNA ligase, with the translated sequence MAEDESDLRAVRKNKLKDLKERGLDPYQKYKFVRTHDTTKIKKEFAGVGAERSPVEISTAGRIMGLRLHGKAGFADLQDRDGRVQVYFKLDELGKERFDLFKSLDRGDIVGIKGHAFRTKMGETTVAITDFEILSKALEPFPDTFHGLQDVQNRYRRRYLDLIMNQDVRQNFIKRSRMVAFMRDWLNERGFIEVETPILQPLYGGALARPFKTHHNYLDMDLYLRIATELYLKRCIVGDLEKVYEIGHNFRNEDIDAQHYPEYTSMELYEAYADYNDIMDLTESLLYDTAMHMLGTDKVPYGDKVLDLSKPWARITMHDAIQKYLGLDIEKLKTVKDARDAAAKLSVRDVDECNQLGLIMFEIFDQKVQPFLINPTFVIDHPIEISPLAKRKRGNPDLVERFELFINGWEFANAYSELNDPEEQEQRFREQDRLKQEGDDEAHPIDMDYVQALECGLPPTGGLGIGIDRFAMILTNSQSIKEVLLFPHMKPETI
- a CDS encoding GNAT family N-acetyltransferase, with the translated sequence MGEGIDDIRIEHLAQGQLDALIDAQNRIFQDYIIQIKSSRQFFLDFQRSVGGSPAEVLLAMDGDTIVGYVNPVVDRKEGWIGGIGVLRDYRGRGIGTKLMLAAESEFRRKGAHEISLEVIEGNFKAQRLYERLGFVETRKYLTAEGKPTRFEGFGQAPKAATLPEILALHDRAYKDTCWQRRKPAALVESAHGGEMYKVDGGFVLVRTVETTGFIPFLGVVPEKRGQGIGTTLAKFALTRLHDMGSFKIAFYNINDDMPTLRLLDMFDFKVTMKQIEMKKAL
- a CDS encoding pyruvate synthase subunit beta — translated: MKLKEMPDEELFTRGHTACAGCGAAVAVRNLMKILGKDTVAVTPACCLLVFSATYPLSALKIPYHHVAFENTAACATGMKRALKARGNDHTTVMGIAGDGGTADIGFQALSGAAERNEDILYVMYDNEAYMNTGIQRSGSTPFGAWTTTTPVGKVKAGKSNFKKDMPQIMMAHNVPYVATASIGHIQDFITKFEKAKKIKGFRYIQVFTPCPTGWRHDTSKTIEICKLAVDTGMWTLYESENGKVTINRKPKMTPVQEYLKLQGRFRHMTEADIKKLQDWVTKKWQADEKYAQSRA
- the porA gene encoding pyruvate ferredoxin oxidoreductase, whose translation is MVKKIVTGNYAAAYGSMRARVKMVAAYPITPQTFIVEHISEFVNNGEMDCEYVEVESEHSAMSACVSASATGVRTFTATSSQGLALMHELLPIASGMRLPVVMAVVNRAIAAPINIWVEHNDIMPERDSGWIQVFCDNNQEVQDMVIQAFRIAEDKRVALPMTVGLDAFILSHTVEPVDLMDQEDADKFLPKYVPPGPIIDPEDPNVVGVFTPPEYMMECRWNQDKAMRAAPKVIEEVNAAFAKQLGRNHGGMIDPYMVDDADVVLITLGTASSTAHEVVDDMRKEGKKVGLVKLRFWRPYPTSQLRKIAEKVKAVGVFDRAVSYGVAGPSFIEFRNAAYGLNVPTMNFIGGLGGRDVSLADVRFMYERLLEAAKTGKVRREITWMGTRGVEQ
- a CDS encoding pyruvate ferredoxin oxidoreductase subunit gamma, whose translation is MYEVRFHGRGGQGAVMAAQALASAAFQEGGYATAFPFFGAERRGAPVLAFTRIDKKRIYRKTQVYEPDFVVILDEGLVDTVNVVEGLKKGGMVIVNTAKKPEEVDVGIDVKLATVDATTVALEVLKQPATNSAILGAIAKATGLVKIESIEKGIIQVFGDRLGPKIGDLNAKAARVAYDRTVLGESHGHRPLKTAKKWLPDVNELPMGVASIPMKTEAGTVGPGSFRENKTGNWRVFRPEYDKEKCTMCNFCWFYCPEGCIDRNGDRMDFDMGYCKGCGICANECPAEAIKMVR
- a CDS encoding CDC48 family AAA ATPase translates to MTQKKPPEGLTLKVARAHHQSEVGLGRARIDSVTRKKLNVDVGEIIEIVGKKKTAAKVFRAANEDEGLGVIRIDGMIRGNAGVSIGEKVVINKAEVQNAQKIIVAPKIPQGKRVRFGQGVEGLFKKGLLNRALVKGDEIIIPNIALMGGFLPFVVVSTTPSGIVQVNEGTELSVKTEPVEVTKIDRPSVTYEDIGGLEDELQRIREMIELPLKHPEIFSRLGIDPPKGVLLYGPPGTGKTLIARAVANEAGANFYAIQGPEIMSKFYGQSEERLRDMFTEAEKNSPSVIFIDEFDSIAPKRDEVQGEVERRVVAQLLTLMDGLTERGNVIVIAATNREGAIDPALRRPGRFDREIEIGVPTAAGRAEILQIHTRGMPLDEGVQMDHIGKITHGFVGADLAALAREAAMKTLRRYLPEIDLEKAIPVEILEKMKVTAQDFNDALKEIEPSAMREVFIEVPRVTWADVGGLEGVKRQLHEALELPMEDPESFTRMGIRPPKGVLLFGAPGTGKTLLARAVATESKANFISIKGPEIMSKWVGESEKAIRMIFKKAKQVSPSIVFLDEIDSIAPKRGSHFDSGATERVVNQLLTSMDGLEDMENVFVIAATNRPDIIDPAQLRPGRFDKLLLIPVPDEQTRLKILQVHTKEMPLENVDLAVLGKRLDGYVGADIENLCREAALAALRKNRAATKVTTEHFEEALASVKQSTDSETEKYYESMFRQMKTAISKKSKDDSLLGYYR
- a CDS encoding PRC-barrel domain-containing protein; translation: MRKFITELKGKTVMTNDGQILGMIENFIMDTKTGALQNVLVIPAEEVEPRLFKTDGQGRLVLPFSEMKAVRDVVVMNIG